Within the Streptomyces sp. NBC_00554 genome, the region AGGGCCGGCTCCACCTCGCCACGTGCGACACCCGCCGCAACAACCTCATGTTCACCTCCCTGTCCGCGGAGGGGATCGACCGGGCCATGAGCGCCTGCAACTCCCGGCAGCAGGTGCTGATCCTCGACTGCTGCTACAGCGGCGCCTTCCCGGCCGGCCGGCTCGCCAAAGGCGACGACACCGACGTACACACGCTGGAGCGGTTCCAAGGCCAAGGCCGCGGCCGTACCGTGCTGACCGCCTCCGACGCCACCCAGTACTCCTTCGAGGGCGACCAACTACACGGCAGTGCCCCCCGGTCGGTCTTCACCGGGCACCTGGTGCAGGGGCTGCGCGACGGCAGCGCCGACCTCGACGACGACGGCGACATCACCCTCGACGAGCTGTACACCTATGTCCACGACAAGGTCGTCACCGAGATGCCGCAGCAGCGGCCCAAGAAACAGGAGAACGTAGAGGGCCGCACCGTCATCGCCAGGAACGTCAACTGGGTGCTGCCCGTCCATCTTCAGCAGTCCCTGCGCAGCCCGTTCGCGGACGACCGGCTCGGCGGAGTGCGGCAACTCGCCCACCTGTACCGCATCGGCAACGAGACAGTCCGAGCCCGCGCGGAAGAGCAACTCCGGCTTCTGACGGACGACGACAGCCGCGAAGTGTCCGCCGCGGCAACCTCAGTAGTGAGGGAGGACGTCGAAGGCCTCCCAACGGCCGGTCCAGGGCTGGCAGACCTTGACAGCCTGCTCGAACAGGCCACTGAAGAGCGTAACGAAGGTGCGCTCGAACAGGCCGAGGATCACTACTGGTCGGCTCTCGACCTGGCCATCCAGCACCGCGCCAGGCGGAAGGAAGGCTGGGCGTGGGACGGCCTCGGCTCCTGTCGTTGGAGAGTCGATGACCCCGAGATGGCGCTGAGGTTCTTCACCCGGGCCGATCGCCTCGCCGACGAGACAGGCGACGCACATCTGAAGGCCTGGAGCCTGTACAACTTCGGCGTGTACCGAAACCGACGCGGTGAACTGGCGGCGGCCAAGGACTTCTTCGAGCGAGCCTTGGCGGTGGCGGACACCCATCGCTGCCCTGCGGCCGCAGGCTGGAGCCACCACATGATGGCCGAGTTGGCACGGGCCGAGGAAGACGCCCACCAGGAGCGGGAGCACTACGCAGCCGCTGCGCGTGTCGCCCTGGCTTCTCACGACGACGGTCTGGCGGGTTGGAGCCTGTATCACGTCGCCAGGTGCGCAGAACGCTCCGGCGATTTCCCACAGGCAGGCGAGCAGTATGCGCGCGCCTTGGAGATCGGCGCCCGAATCCACAATCATTGGATGGTCCAGAAGACCGAGGCAGGACTCGCGCGGATCGCCGATCCCAACTAAAGCCTGTGCCAGAAGTCCGTGGGCGGGCATTTCCCTTGTATGGGTGGGGTGTTGAGGGCTGAGCCGGTGTGGATCGAGTGGTTCACCGGGTTGTGGGCGGACCGGTTCGCACGGCTGCTGCGGGCAGTGCGGGAGCGGGGAGAAGCCCGGTAGCAAGTTCCGTGTCCCGAAGGCACGACGCTCCACGACCTACGGCACTTCTATGCCTCGGTCCTGACCAAGAACGGGGCGGCGCCGAAGCAGGTGCAGAGACGGCTTGGTCACGCCAAGCCGTCGATCACGCTGAACGTCTACACCCACTTGTGGGAGGCGGAAGAGGATCGGACGGCCGGCATGATGGAGGCGACTCTCAACGATGTGCCCTGAGAGTGCCCGCCAGCTATGACAGATGGCTGACTTCCCAGCTCAGGAAGTCAGCCATCCACTCTGTGCGGGGGTGCCGTCCCTTCGTGCCTGATCTGCGTCCTCTCCGACGACGAGGTGCCGGCCAGGGGTTAGGGTGCCAGGGGCAGATTCATCGCGTCATAGAGCGGCGCGTCCGCGAAGGGCTGTACCTCGCCGAACCATGCGTAGCCCCATGTCTCGTACAGGCCACGGACCTTCGGGTGATCACGTTCGACGAGGAGCGTCACCCGTTCCTCGGGTCGGCCGCGCAGTAGCTCGTCGTGAATCTTCCTCGCGGCCCCGGTGCCCCGGAATTTGTCGACAACCATGAGTTCGGACAGGGCGAACGTGCGGGCGCCGGTCTCGACGGTCGCACCGTCGGGAACTGGTGTGAGCAGTCCGTTCCACCAGCGGGTGTCGGTCGGCAGCGTGCAGCCGTAGGCGTAGCCGATCGGGGTGTCGTCGAGGTAGCCGACGACCGCGGCGAAGCCGGGCACCTCGGTGTTCCAGCCGAGCCGTTCGTCGAACCGTTCGATGCTGTGGAACTCCTCGCTGAGCCGGTCCGCGTAGATCTCCGCGTACACATCGAGAAGTTCGTGCCGAACGTCATCAAGGCCTGTGGCGTCCCTGCGTTCCAGCTGCAGCCCGTCCATGCTTCACGCTCCTGGGGTCTGGCGTGTCTGCTCAAGGAAGTCGGCCGCCGCCGGCACATGGGCGAAGCGCCGTAACTCCCGCCGTAGGTCGCCGAGTTTCCCCTGAATCCGTTCGCTCTGCACCCGCCCTGCGATCGCGCACGCCTGCCTGGCCTCGGTGACGGCCTGCTCGATGTCGCCGCTGTCGAGAAATGCCTGCGCTCGCTGC harbors:
- a CDS encoding caspase family protein — encoded protein: MGRRLALLIATYAYDDEGLRQLTAPGHDAEALSEVLSAPDIAGFEVKILINEPHDRVGAALGDFFRDCRHDDLALLYFTGHGLKDDEGRLHLATCDTRRNNLMFTSLSAEGIDRAMSACNSRQQVLILDCCYSGAFPAGRLAKGDDTDVHTLERFQGQGRGRTVLTASDATQYSFEGDQLHGSAPRSVFTGHLVQGLRDGSADLDDDGDITLDELYTYVHDKVVTEMPQQRPKKQENVEGRTVIARNVNWVLPVHLQQSLRSPFADDRLGGVRQLAHLYRIGNETVRARAEEQLRLLTDDDSREVSAAATSVVREDVEGLPTAGPGLADLDSLLEQATEERNEGALEQAEDHYWSALDLAIQHRARRKEGWAWDGLGSCRWRVDDPEMALRFFTRADRLADETGDAHLKAWSLYNFGVYRNRRGELAAAKDFFERALAVADTHRCPAAAGWSHHMMAELARAEEDAHQEREHYAAAARVALASHDDGLAGWSLYHVARCAERSGDFPQAGEQYARALEIGARIHNHWMVQKTEAGLARIADPN
- a CDS encoding integrase, with translation MTKNGAAPKQVQRRLGHAKPSITLNVYTHLWEAEEDRTAGMMEATLNDVP
- a CDS encoding GNAT family N-acetyltransferase, with the protein product MDGLQLERRDATGLDDVRHELLDVYAEIYADRLSEEFHSIERFDERLGWNTEVPGFAAVVGYLDDTPIGYAYGCTLPTDTRWWNGLLTPVPDGATVETGARTFALSELMVVDKFRGTGAARKIHDELLRGRPEERVTLLVERDHPKVRGLYETWGYAWFGEVQPFADAPLYDAMNLPLAP